The Bosea sp. 685 DNA window CCGGTTCGCGTGAAGAAAACGCGTTCAAACAAAGGGCTGGAGCGATTGAGCGATCCAACTGGATCGGACATTCCTCAAGCAGCATTCGATGTCGATTGAGCGTTTCGACACTGTCATCCTCGGTGCCGGTGCTGCTGGAATGATGTGCGCGATCCACGCCGCAGCGCGCGGCGGGCGTGTTCTCATCGTCGATCATGCCAAAGCGCCCGGCGAAAAAATCCGCATTTCCGGCGGGGGCCGCTGCAACTTCACCAATATCGGAACAAGCGCGCGCAATTTTTTGTCGAATAATCCGCATTTCGCCAAATCTGCGCTGGGCCGATACACGCAGCATGATTTCGTGGCGTTGGTCGAAAAACACGGCATTGCCTATCACGAGAAGGCACTGGGGCAGCTCTTCTGCGATGATTCCGCCAAGGATATTATCGCAATGCTGATGGATGAGATGGCGCGCGCGGCCTGCGAATTGCGCCTCAGAACCACAGTGGAAAGCCTGGAGCGGAGCGATGACGGCTTTGCGATCGTGCTTGGCGGTGAGGGGGCTGCCAAAATTCGGTGCCGGCAGTTTGTCGTTGCGTCCGGAGGAAAATCCATCCCGAAAATGGGAGCATCCAGCCTTGGCTACCAGATCGCCGGCCAGTTTGGTCTGGCGGTGACGGAGACACGCCCAGCCCTGGTGCCGCTGACATTCGGTGAAGACATTCTTGCCGGGTTTCGCGAGATGGCCGGCGTCGCTGCAGATGCGCGGGTCTCGTGCGGCAAGACCACATTCGACGAGGCGCTGCTGTTCACCCATCGCGGGCTTTCCGGCCCGGCGATCCTGCAGATTTCGTCCTATTGGCGCGAGAAGGCACCGATCAGGATCGCGTTCCTGCCCACGCGGGACGTGTTCGCCGATTTGCGCGCTTCCAGACAGGAAAACGGCCGCAGAAGCATCGCCAATACGCTAAGTGATATTCTGCCGAAGCGATTGGCTGTTTATCTCTCCGATGCCCATGGTTGGGCGGGACCCATCGGCGACGCAAGCGACAAGAAGCTCGCGGCGATCGCGTCCACCATTCAGGGCTGGGAGGTCATGCCCATCGGATCGGAAGGATACCGGACAGCGGAGGTGACGCTCGGTGGCGTCGATACGTCTGCTCTGAACTCACGGACGATGGCAGCAAGCACAGTCGACGGCCTGTACTTCATCGGTGAAGTGGTCGACGTGACGGGCTGGCTTGGCGGCTACAACTTCCAATGGGCGTGGTCATCAGGCTGGGCGGCAGGGACCGCCATCGCCGAACGCACCGGCTGAGATGCCCGCGCGGCGCGCGGGCAAATTCCTGAACGATTGAAAATGCACGCCGGTATTCCCAGCCAGACCAAGCCAGAGAGTTCGGATGACCGACACTGCTCGAGAGAAAGCTCTATAACCTGTTGTAATAAA harbors:
- a CDS encoding NAD(P)/FAD-dependent oxidoreductase, which codes for MERFDTVILGAGAAGMMCAIHAAARGGRVLIVDHAKAPGEKIRISGGGRCNFTNIGTSARNFLSNNPHFAKSALGRYTQHDFVALVEKHGIAYHEKALGQLFCDDSAKDIIAMLMDEMARAACELRLRTTVESLERSDDGFAIVLGGEGAAKIRCRQFVVASGGKSIPKMGASSLGYQIAGQFGLAVTETRPALVPLTFGEDILAGFREMAGVAADARVSCGKTTFDEALLFTHRGLSGPAILQISSYWREKAPIRIAFLPTRDVFADLRASRQENGRRSIANTLSDILPKRLAVYLSDAHGWAGPIGDASDKKLAAIASTIQGWEVMPIGSEGYRTAEVTLGGVDTSALNSRTMAASTVDGLYFIGEVVDVTGWLGGYNFQWAWSSGWAAGTAIAERTG